In a single window of the Carassius carassius chromosome 26, fCarCar2.1, whole genome shotgun sequence genome:
- the LOC132106148 gene encoding gastrula zinc finger protein XlCGF49.1-like, producing the protein MSLKEERRELNEIEEKDKPIKTSKKSSRKRAQKIKSNTCLQCGRYCRGKKALEEHMRIHTGEKPFLCPQCGKSFRHKGSLTSHTRSHNGEKPYTCQQCGKHFTQKWSILNHMRIHTGEKPFTCDQCGKSFTYKETLNSHMKNHSGENSYVCHQCGKIFSNKACFKTHMRVHTGEKAYTCSQCGKSFSNKCYLTSHMSIHTYPCQQCGKSFSRKEALKSHMIAHTQ; encoded by the coding sequence ATGTCACTGAAAGAGGAGAGACGAGAACTGAATGAGATAGAGGAGAAGGATAAACCCATAAAGACTTCAAAGAAATCCTCAAGAAAAAGAGCACAGAAGATCAAATCTAACACCTGCCTTCAGTGTGGAAGGTATTGCCGTGGGAAAAAAGCCCTTGAAGAACACATgagaatccacactggagaaaagcctttcttatgccctcagtgtggaaagagtttcaggcACAAAGGGAGCCTTACAAGCCACACGAGAAGTCATaatggagagaagccttacacctgccaacagtgtggaaaacatttcactcaaaaatggagcattttaaatcacatgagaattcacactggagaaaagccattcacatgtgatcagtgtggaaagagtttcacataTAAAGAAACCCTAAATTCTCACATGAAAAATCACTCAGGAGAGAACAGCTATGTATGTCATCAGTGTGGAAAGATTTTTAGTAATAAAGCATGCTTCAAgactcacatgagagttcacactggagagaaggcTTACACATGCTcccagtgtggaaagagtttcagtaACAAATGTTACCTTACAAGCCACATGTCAATTCACACTTATCCAtgtcaacagtgtggaaagagcttctcACGAAAAGAAGCTCTTAAGAGTCACATGATCGCTCACACTCAATAG